The DNA sequence GATCCGGAGACCGCCGGCCACCGCGTCGGAGGCGAGGCCGAATACCGCCTCACGCACGGCCGAGCACACCTCCTGGGCATCCTCGGGCGTGGCCACACGGCCGGTGCCGATCGCCCAGACCGGCTCGTAGGCGATCACGCACTGTGCGATCTGCTCGGCGGACAGGCCGGCGAGCGACCCGCGGACCTGCTCGACGCAGTGGTCCACATGAGCACCGGCCTCGCGGACCTCGAGACCCTCGCCCACGCAGACGATGGGCGTCACGCCGTGCGCCAGCGCTGCGGCGGCCTTCTGCGCCACCGTCGCGTCGTCCTCGCCGTGCAGGGAACGCCGCTCGGAATGCCCGACGACCACGTAAGTGCACCCGAGCTTGGCCAGCATGGCACCGCTGACCTCGCCGGTGTAGGCGCCCGACTCGTGCACCGAGACGTCCTGCGCCCCGTAGGTGAGGAGCAGCTTGTCGCCCTCCACCAGCGTCTGCACGCTGCGGATGTCGGTGAACGGCGGGATGACCGCGACGTCGACCTTGTCGAAGTACTTCGCCGGCAGTGAGAAGGAGATCTTCTGCACCAGTGCGATGGCCTCGAGGTGGTTGAGGTTCATCTTCCAGTTGCCGGCGATGAGCGGTGTGCGGGGCATGACGGTCCTACCCTTCGGTGGTCGGTGCGGACGGTGCGGTCGACGATGGTGCGTCGTCGAGGACGGCCAGGCCGGGAAGCTCCTTGCCCTCCAGGTACTCCAGCGACGCGCCGCCGCCCGTCGAGATATGGCTGAATCCGTCCTCGGCCAGGCCGAGGGTGCGCACCGCGGCCGCGGAGTCGCCGCCGCCGACCACGCTGAACGCGCCGTCCGCGGTGGCCTCGATGATCGCCTCGGCGACACCGCGGGTGCCCGCGGAGAACCGTTCGAACTCGAACACGCCCATGGGCCCGTTCCAGAACACGGTGCGGGCCGCGCGCAGCACCGCCGCGAAGCGGGAGACCGATTCGGCGCCGATGTCCAGACCCATCCACCCGTCGGGGATCTCGCCGGCGGGCACGGTCCTGGCCTCCGCGTCGGCGGCGAACCCGTCGGCGACGACGATGTCGCACGGCAGGTGGATCACGTCCGCGTAGCGGTCCAGCAGGTCCTTGCAGGTGTCGACCATCTCCTCCTGCAGCAGCGAGGAGCCGACGGGCAGTCCCCGCGCGGCGAGGAAGGTGAAGCACATCCCGCCGCCGATCACCAGCGTGTCGACCTTGGGTGCGAGCGCCTCGATCACCGCAAGCTTGTCCGACACCTTGGAGCCGCCGAGCACCACAGCATTGGGCCTCTCGGCACCGCCGGTCACGGCGCGCAGCACGTCGACCTCGGCCGCCACGAGCGTGCCCGCGTAGTGCGGAAGCAGCTTCGCGACGTCGTAGACGGAGGCCTGCTCGCGGTGCACCACGCCGAACCCGTCGGACACGAACGCGCCGTCGCCGCCGGTGAGCGCGGCGAGCTCACCGGCGAGCGCCGCACGCTCCGCCGCGTCCTTGCTCGTCTCGCGCGGGTCGAACCGGATGTTCTCCAGCAGCATCACGTCGCCGTCGGTGAGGCCCTCGGCGCGCGCCTGCGCGTCGATGCCCACCACGTCGGCGGCCAGCTGGACGTACCTGCCGAGGGCGTCGCCGAGCCGGGCGGCCACCGGTGCCAGCGACAGCGCCGGGTCGACGGCCCCCTTCGGCCGGCCCAGGTGCGCCATCACGATCACCTTGGCCCCGGCGTCCGCCAGCGCGGACAGCGTGGGCACCGAGGCGTCGATGCGCCCGGCGTCGGTGATGGTGGTGCCGTCGAGCGGCACGTTGAGGTCGGACCGCACCAGCACGGTGCGCCCCTCGACCCCCGCCGCAAGCAGGTCCTGCAGTGTCTTGACAGTCATCGCCGCGGTGTCCTCCCGGATCAGAGCGACTTGCCGACGAGGTCGACGAGGTCCACGAGCCGGTTGGAGTAGCCCCACTCGTTGTCGTACCAGCTCACAACCTTGATCTGGTCGTCGATGACCTTGGTCAGCGGCGCGTCGTAGACGCTCGAGTGCGGGTCGGTGACGATGTCCGACGAGACGATGGGGTCGGTGCTGTACTTGAGCACGCCCGCCATGGGGCCCTCGGCGGCGGCCTTCATCGCAGCGTTCACCTCGTCGACGGTCGCCTTGGTGCGCACGTTGACGGTGAGGTCGGTGACCGAGCCGGTGGGGATCGGGACACGCAGCGCGTAGCCGTCCAGCTTGCCCTGCAGCTGCGGCAGGACCAGGCCGATGGCCTTGGCGGCGCCGGTGCCGGTGGGCACCACGTTGACGGCGGCGGCGCGGGCTCGGCGCAGGTCCTTGTGCGGGCCGTCCTGCAGGTTCTGGTCCTGCGTGTAGGCGTGCACGGTGGTCATCAGGCCCTTTTCGATGCCGAACGAGTCGTCGAGGACCTTCGCGATGGGGCCGAGGCAGTTGGTGGTGCACGAGGCGTTCGAGATGATCGTCTGCGAGCCGTCGTACTTGTCGTCGTTCACGCCCATGACGACGGTGAGGTCCTCGCCCTTGGCCGGGGCGGAGATGATGACCTTCTTGGGGCCGCTCTGCAGGTGGCCGCGGGCCTTGTCGCCGTCGGTGAAGATGCCGGTGGACTCGACCACCACGTCGACGTCGAGGTCGCCCCACGGGATGGCCGCCGGGCCCTCCTTGATGGCGAAGGCCTTGATGCGCCGGGTGCCCACGACGATCTCGTCGCCCTCGAGCGCGACAGGCTCGGGGAAGCGGCCCAGGATCGAGTCGTACTTGAGCAGGTGGGTGAGAACGGCGGGATCGGTGAGGTCGTTGACCGCGACCACCTCGATGCTGGTGTCGCCCTTGGCGCGCTGTGCCTCGACGGCGCGGAAGAAGTTGCGGCCGATGCGGCCGAATCCGTTGATGCCTACCCGGACAGTCACTGTTCGCTCCTTACATGGCCGTATCGGTGCCGCGGACAGGCAGGCTGTGCCGGTGCCGTCGGCGGCCCCTGGGCCGTGTTCTTCTTCGGTCGGTATTGCTGCGGTACACCCCGGGCGCGGCGCGCCCCGCCGGGGAAGCTCAGTGCGCTCGCGTCGATCCTAGTCGGTCGCCCGCGGCGCCCGGACCGAGCACCGGCGCGACGCGCACCGCTTCCGGCCGCGGGCCCATTCAAGCCTCATCGAGCAGCTCGGGGGTGACCGCGGACTCGGTGTCCGGGATGCCGAGCTGTGCGGCCTTGCGGTCCGCCATCGACAGCAGCCGGCGGATCCGGCCCGCGA is a window from the Tomitella gaofuii genome containing:
- the tpiA gene encoding triose-phosphate isomerase gives rise to the protein MPRTPLIAGNWKMNLNHLEAIALVQKISFSLPAKYFDKVDVAVIPPFTDIRSVQTLVEGDKLLLTYGAQDVSVHESGAYTGEVSGAMLAKLGCTYVVVGHSERRSLHGEDDATVAQKAAAALAHGVTPIVCVGEGLEVREAGAHVDHCVEQVRGSLAGLSAEQIAQCVIAYEPVWAIGTGRVATPEDAQEVCSAVREAVFGLASDAVAGGLRILYGGSVNAKNVGDIVAKDDVDGALVGGASLKADEFATLCAIAAGGPLP
- a CDS encoding phosphoglycerate kinase; this encodes MTVKTLQDLLAAGVEGRTVLVRSDLNVPLDGTTITDAGRIDASVPTLSALADAGAKVIVMAHLGRPKGAVDPALSLAPVAARLGDALGRYVQLAADVVGIDAQARAEGLTDGDVMLLENIRFDPRETSKDAAERAALAGELAALTGGDGAFVSDGFGVVHREQASVYDVAKLLPHYAGTLVAAEVDVLRAVTGGAERPNAVVLGGSKVSDKLAVIEALAPKVDTLVIGGGMCFTFLAARGLPVGSSLLQEEMVDTCKDLLDRYADVIHLPCDIVVADGFAADAEARTVPAGEIPDGWMGLDIGAESVSRFAAVLRAARTVFWNGPMGVFEFERFSAGTRGVAEAIIEATADGAFSVVGGGDSAAAVRTLGLAEDGFSHISTGGGASLEYLEGKELPGLAVLDDAPSSTAPSAPTTEG
- the gap gene encoding type I glyceraldehyde-3-phosphate dehydrogenase, translated to MTVRVGINGFGRIGRNFFRAVEAQRAKGDTSIEVVAVNDLTDPAVLTHLLKYDSILGRFPEPVALEGDEIVVGTRRIKAFAIKEGPAAIPWGDLDVDVVVESTGIFTDGDKARGHLQSGPKKVIISAPAKGEDLTVVMGVNDDKYDGSQTIISNASCTTNCLGPIAKVLDDSFGIEKGLMTTVHAYTQDQNLQDGPHKDLRRARAAAVNVVPTGTGAAKAIGLVLPQLQGKLDGYALRVPIPTGSVTDLTVNVRTKATVDEVNAAMKAAAEGPMAGVLKYSTDPIVSSDIVTDPHSSVYDAPLTKVIDDQIKVVSWYDNEWGYSNRLVDLVDLVGKSL